From a region of the Micromonospora tarapacensis genome:
- a CDS encoding ECF subfamily RNA polymerase sigma factor, BldN family, translating to MTAFGFVERPVGLTGPVARTPVNERGGAHSPQDVTGNLTVRGESAAGRVGSRPHQNEPPHRPPVPGGNAKPAGGRVASPSRPTMPAQARRGGDAPVTEVSTTETAVLPAVSASTGTSTGFPSRPDPSDPATEVWALVERAQAGEAEAFGLIYDRYVDTVFRFVYFRVGNRQLAEDLTSDTFLRALKRIGSFTWQGRDLGAWLVTIARNLVADHFKSGRYRLEVTTGDVLDADREDRGPEGSPEAAVVEHITNVALLTAVKRLNPEQQECIVLRFLQGFSVAETARAMGKNEGAIKALQYRAVRALARLLPDGFQP from the coding sequence ATGACCGCCTTCGGTTTCGTGGAACGCCCGGTCGGACTGACCGGTCCGGTCGCCCGTACGCCGGTCAACGAACGCGGCGGCGCCCACAGCCCGCAGGATGTGACGGGCAACCTCACCGTCCGGGGCGAGAGCGCCGCGGGGCGGGTGGGCAGCCGGCCACACCAGAACGAGCCACCGCATCGACCACCGGTACCCGGCGGCAACGCGAAACCCGCCGGGGGTCGGGTCGCCTCGCCGAGCCGGCCGACGATGCCGGCACAGGCCCGCCGCGGCGGTGACGCTCCGGTGACCGAGGTGTCGACGACCGAGACCGCGGTACTTCCGGCGGTGAGCGCCTCGACCGGCACCTCCACCGGATTCCCGAGCCGTCCCGACCCGTCCGACCCGGCCACCGAGGTCTGGGCTCTGGTCGAACGCGCCCAGGCCGGCGAGGCCGAGGCGTTCGGGCTGATCTACGACCGTTACGTCGACACCGTCTTCCGCTTCGTCTACTTCCGGGTCGGCAACCGGCAACTCGCCGAGGACCTCACCTCCGACACCTTCCTGAGGGCCCTCAAACGGATCGGCAGCTTCACCTGGCAGGGCCGCGACCTCGGGGCCTGGTTGGTGACCATCGCGCGCAACCTGGTCGCCGACCACTTCAAGTCCGGCCGGTACCGGCTGGAGGTGACCACCGGCGACGTGCTCGACGCCGACCGCGAGGACCGGGGCCCGGAGGGCAGCCCGGAGGCCGCGGTGGTGGAACACATCACAAACGTCGCACTGTTGACGGCGGTCAAGCGCCTCAATCCCGAGCAGCAGGAGTGCATCGTCCTCCGCTTCCTCCAGGGCTTCTCGGTGGCGGAGACGGCCCGGGCGATGGGCAAGAACGAGGGCGCGATCAAGGCACTCCAGTACCGGGCCGTCCGCGCCCTGGCCCGGCTGCTCCCAGACGGTTTCCAGCCGTGA
- a CDS encoding HAD family hydrolase — MTSACPHLVWDWNGTLLNDLDLVVACTNAVFASEGGPTVTADEHRVRFRRPIADYYAEVLGRAVDDEAFGRLDKIFHDAYRLGLTTCALAHDALDAMAAWPGSQSLLSMWFHDELVPAVRTYGLTGRFARVDGLRAQVGGDRKAESLARHLDELGVDGGSVVLIGDSVDDADAALSVGGRAVLYAGGFTARARLRSSGHPVADTLTEAVQLAHQESTPRVIGQRSRD; from the coding sequence ATGACTTCGGCATGTCCGCACCTGGTGTGGGACTGGAACGGCACCCTGCTCAATGATCTCGATCTGGTCGTGGCCTGCACCAATGCGGTGTTCGCCAGCGAGGGCGGGCCGACGGTGACGGCGGACGAGCACCGGGTCCGGTTCCGCCGGCCGATCGCCGACTACTACGCGGAGGTGCTCGGCCGAGCGGTGGACGACGAGGCGTTCGGCCGGCTGGACAAGATCTTCCATGACGCGTACCGCCTGGGCCTGACCACGTGTGCGCTGGCGCACGACGCGTTGGACGCGATGGCGGCCTGGCCGGGCAGCCAGTCGCTGCTGTCGATGTGGTTCCACGACGAGCTGGTGCCCGCGGTCCGCACCTACGGGTTGACCGGGCGGTTCGCCCGGGTGGACGGGCTGCGGGCGCAGGTCGGCGGTGACCGCAAGGCGGAGTCGTTGGCGCGGCACCTCGACGAGCTGGGGGTGGACGGCGGTTCGGTGGTGCTGATCGGCGACTCGGTCGACGACGCCGACGCCGCGCTCTCGGTTGGCGGTCGTGCCGTCCTGTACGCCGGCGGTTTCACCGCCCGTGCCCGTCTGCGCTCCTCCGGTCACCCGGTCGCCGACACGCTCACCGAGGCCGTGCAACTCGCCCACCAGGAGAGCACGCCGCGCGTGATTGGTCAGAGAAGTCGGGATTGA
- a CDS encoding FmdB family zinc ribbon protein, translating into MPRYEFRCRACGDTFEVNRPMARAGEPAACPQGHSDTVKLLSTVAVTGRGGGAPGGTPPPPPAAAGGGCCGGGCGC; encoded by the coding sequence ATGCCCCGGTACGAGTTCCGATGCCGCGCCTGCGGCGACACTTTCGAGGTCAATCGCCCGATGGCCCGCGCCGGCGAGCCAGCCGCCTGCCCGCAGGGGCACTCCGACACGGTGAAGCTGCTCTCCACGGTCGCGGTCACCGGCCGGGGTGGTGGCGCGCCGGGTGGCACGCCACCACCTCCACCCGCCGCCGCCGGCGGCGGCTGCTGCGGTGGTGGCTGCGGCTGTTGA
- a CDS encoding helix-turn-helix domain-containing protein has translation MASVCEPPDLGPTVGPFPIAGLVRRARRIVGLSQQRMGRFAKVAPSTVARVEAGTLTPSLAVLERLLGAAGLYLVAVDQDGRVVLPMEVWDDTLDGAGRRYPAHLDTILDPEAGEWWADIYGLARPPETYHRCPMDREARRRRSQWEVRVAKYRNVPPPPDPRTWD, from the coding sequence ATGGCTTCCGTTTGCGAACCCCCGGATCTCGGCCCGACGGTCGGGCCGTTTCCCATCGCCGGTCTGGTGCGGCGGGCGCGGCGGATCGTGGGGCTCAGCCAGCAACGGATGGGCCGGTTCGCCAAGGTCGCGCCGTCGACGGTCGCGCGGGTCGAGGCGGGCACACTGACGCCGAGCCTGGCGGTGCTGGAGCGCCTGCTCGGCGCGGCCGGCCTCTATCTCGTGGCCGTCGACCAGGACGGGCGTGTCGTACTGCCGATGGAGGTCTGGGACGACACCCTGGATGGTGCGGGCCGTCGCTACCCGGCACACCTGGACACCATCCTGGATCCGGAGGCCGGCGAGTGGTGGGCGGACATCTACGGCCTGGCCCGCCCGCCTGAGACGTACCATCGCTGCCCGATGGATCGGGAGGCCCGGCGACGCCGTAGCCAGTGGGAGGTGCGGGTGGCCAAGTACCGCAATGTCCCGCCGCCTCCGGATCCCCGGACCTGGGACTGA
- a CDS encoding AMP-binding enzyme, whose product MLAAHPSVAESAVVGVPHPETGETVRGDRGNCAGRPGKLCGRTRRQRRGTG is encoded by the coding sequence GTGCTCGCGGCGCATCCGTCGGTGGCCGAGTCGGCGGTAGTAGGCGTGCCGCACCCGGAGACCGGGGAAACTGTGCGGGGAGACCGGGGAAACTGTGCGGGGAGACCGGGGAAACTGTGCGGGCGTACCCGGCGCCAGCGTCGGGGGACCGGGTGA
- a CDS encoding redox-sensing transcriptional repressor Rex gives MSQHRHPGAPGRAGAVPALPDLPEATVARLPEYLRALHNLAETGHETVSSEGLASAAGVNSAKLRKDLSQLGSYGTRGVGYDVALLIEQIEYVLGLTQRRAVALVGVGNLGHALAGYDGFASRGFRIAALFDADQERVGEEINGLVVRHVDELPRVAAEESIAIGVIATPATAAQRVADQLVAVGVTSILNFAPCVLSVPEGVDVRKVDLAIELQILSFHEHRKASLTALPAAGGSALTALPGGLAVTESQEAIGT, from the coding sequence ATGAGTCAGCACCGTCACCCCGGCGCGCCCGGCCGCGCCGGTGCCGTACCGGCGCTCCCGGACCTGCCCGAGGCGACGGTGGCCCGGCTCCCCGAATACCTCCGTGCCCTGCACAATCTCGCCGAAACCGGTCACGAGACGGTTTCCAGCGAAGGGCTGGCCAGCGCCGCCGGGGTGAACTCGGCCAAGCTTCGCAAGGATCTCTCCCAGCTCGGCTCGTACGGCACCCGTGGGGTCGGCTACGACGTCGCGTTGCTGATCGAGCAGATCGAGTATGTGCTCGGGCTCACCCAGCGTCGGGCCGTGGCCCTGGTCGGCGTCGGTAATCTCGGTCACGCCCTGGCCGGCTACGACGGCTTCGCCAGCCGCGGCTTCCGGATCGCCGCCCTCTTCGACGCCGACCAGGAGCGGGTCGGCGAGGAGATCAACGGTCTGGTCGTCCGGCACGTGGACGAGCTGCCCCGGGTGGCTGCCGAGGAGTCGATCGCGATAGGCGTCATCGCCACCCCCGCGACGGCCGCCCAGCGGGTGGCGGACCAGCTGGTCGCCGTCGGTGTGACCAGCATCCTGAACTTCGCGCCGTGCGTACTCTCGGTCCCCGAGGGGGTGGACGTGCGCAAGGTCGACCTCGCCATCGAGCTGCAGATCCTGTCGTTCCACGAGCACCGCAAGGCATCCCTGACCGCGCTCCCCGCCGCCGGTGGGTCCGCCCTCACCGCCCTGCCCGGCGGCCTCGCGGTCACCGAGAGCCAGGAGGCGATCGGCACGTGA
- a CDS encoding glutaredoxin family protein — MREPRLTLITRPGCHLCEDAKAALDRVVAVTGDRWTERDVSGDLEMEREYGDRLPVVLLDGREHGYWRVEEERLLRELTTPQL, encoded by the coding sequence ATGCGTGAGCCCCGCCTGACCCTGATCACCCGACCCGGCTGTCATCTGTGCGAGGACGCCAAGGCGGCGCTCGACCGGGTGGTCGCGGTCACCGGCGACCGGTGGACCGAGCGGGACGTCAGCGGCGATCTCGAAATGGAACGCGAGTACGGCGACCGGCTGCCCGTGGTGCTGCTCGACGGCAGGGAGCACGGCTACTGGCGGGTCGAGGAGGAGCGGCTGCTGAGGGAGCTGACCACCCCGCAGCTGTAG
- a CDS encoding bifunctional uroporphyrinogen-III C-methyltransferase/uroporphyrinogen-III synthase, with protein sequence MTRTRKPVGRIAFVGAGPGDPGLLTRRAHDALVEADQVVYDRGVPESLLDVVRAEARQDAQFTPAEGAPGDVAKVLISAARSGQNAVHLVAGDPFGHDSVVKEVQAVARTAAHFEVVPGVGQAEGVATYAGVPLPGVRTAADVEDVGALDFDALAAAVRRGSLALAVDAGDLAAIRDGLLAAGVDGTTDVGVTGDGTGETQYTTTSSVDSFVAAALGFTGRVVLTVGDGVGQRDRLSWWENRPLYGWKVLVPRTKEQAGAMSARLRAYGAIPCEVPTIAVEPPRTPAQMERAVKGLVDGRYAWVIFTSVNAVRAVWEKFAEHGLDARHFGGVKIACIGDVTADAVRAFGIQPELLPAGEQSSEGLLAEFSPHDEVLDPVGRVLLPRADIATETLAAGLTERGWEVDDVTAYRTVRAAPPPAEIRDAIKSGGFDAVLFTSSSTVRNLVGIAGKPHARTVVAVIGPKTAETATEFGLRVDVQPPHASVPDLVEALAGYAVELREKLAAMPAKQRRGSKVQGPTALRFR encoded by the coding sequence ATGACCCGCACCCGTAAGCCCGTAGGCCGTATCGCGTTCGTCGGGGCTGGACCCGGCGACCCGGGCCTGCTGACCCGCCGGGCGCACGACGCCCTGGTTGAGGCCGACCAGGTGGTGTACGACCGGGGAGTCCCCGAGTCGCTGCTCGACGTCGTCCGGGCCGAGGCCAGGCAGGACGCCCAGTTCACTCCGGCGGAGGGCGCGCCGGGCGATGTGGCGAAGGTGCTGATCTCGGCCGCCCGCTCCGGTCAGAACGCGGTGCACCTGGTGGCCGGCGACCCGTTCGGCCACGACTCGGTGGTCAAGGAGGTGCAGGCGGTGGCGCGTACCGCCGCGCACTTCGAGGTGGTGCCCGGGGTGGGGCAGGCCGAGGGGGTGGCCACCTACGCGGGTGTGCCGCTGCCGGGTGTGCGGACCGCCGCCGACGTCGAGGACGTCGGAGCCTTGGATTTCGACGCGCTGGCCGCCGCAGTGCGGCGCGGCTCGCTGGCCCTGGCGGTCGACGCCGGTGATCTCGCCGCGATCCGCGACGGGCTGCTCGCCGCCGGGGTGGACGGGACGACCGACGTCGGGGTGACCGGGGACGGCACCGGGGAGACGCAGTACACGACCACGTCGAGCGTGGACTCCTTCGTCGCGGCGGCACTCGGCTTCACCGGCCGGGTCGTGCTGACCGTCGGCGACGGCGTGGGTCAGCGGGACAGGCTCAGCTGGTGGGAGAACCGCCCGCTGTACGGCTGGAAGGTGCTCGTACCCCGGACCAAGGAGCAGGCCGGCGCGATGAGTGCCCGGCTGCGCGCGTACGGAGCGATCCCGTGCGAGGTGCCGACGATCGCGGTGGAACCGCCGCGTACCCCGGCACAGATGGAGCGGGCGGTCAAGGGTCTGGTCGACGGCAGGTACGCCTGGGTGATCTTCACCTCGGTCAACGCGGTGCGGGCGGTCTGGGAGAAGTTCGCCGAGCACGGTCTGGACGCCCGGCACTTCGGCGGCGTCAAGATCGCTTGTATCGGCGATGTCACCGCCGACGCGGTCCGCGCGTTCGGCATCCAGCCGGAACTGCTCCCCGCCGGTGAGCAGTCGTCCGAAGGGCTGTTGGCCGAGTTCTCCCCGCACGACGAGGTGCTCGATCCGGTCGGCCGGGTGCTGCTGCCGCGCGCCGACATCGCCACCGAGACGCTCGCCGCCGGGCTCACCGAGCGCGGTTGGGAGGTCGACGACGTGACCGCGTACCGCACGGTCCGGGCCGCTCCGCCGCCCGCCGAGATCCGGGACGCGATCAAGTCGGGCGGGTTCGACGCGGTGCTCTTCACCTCGTCGTCCACGGTCCGGAACCTGGTCGGCATCGCCGGCAAGCCACATGCGCGTACCGTTGTCGCTGTCATCGGGCCCAAGACGGCGGAGACCGCGACGGAGTTCGGCCTGCGGGTCGACGTCCAGCCCCCGCACGCGTCGGTGCCCGATCTGGTGGAGGCGCTCGCCGGCTACGCCGTCGAGCTGCGGGAGAAGCTCGCCGCGATGCCGGCGAAGCAACGTCGCGGTTCGAAGGTGCAGGGGCCGACCGCGCTGAGGTTCCGGTAG
- the hemB gene encoding porphobilinogen synthase, producing the protein MPYPEMRPRRLRRTAAVRRLVSETRVDPAELVVPMFVKEGLSEPRPVASMPGVLQHSRDSLRKAAVEAVQAGVGGIMLFGVPASRDECGSGGTDPDGILNVAIRDVVSEVGDATVVMSDLCLDEFTSHGHCGLLTPTGEVDNDATLAAYAEMAVAQATAGVTMVGPSGMMDGQVGVVRRALDAAGHTDVAVLAYAVKYASAFYGPFRDAMESALEGDRRTYQQDPANLRESLREVALDVAEGADIVMVKPALPYLDVVAAVRAAVDVPVAAYQVSGEYAMVEAAAANGWIDRERVMLETLTSIRRAGAQIILTYWAVEAAQLFHERY; encoded by the coding sequence ATGCCGTACCCCGAGATGCGGCCCCGCCGGCTGCGGCGCACCGCTGCGGTGCGGCGGCTGGTCTCCGAGACCCGCGTCGACCCGGCCGAACTGGTCGTGCCGATGTTCGTCAAGGAGGGGCTGAGCGAGCCACGGCCCGTAGCCTCGATGCCCGGGGTGCTCCAGCACTCGCGCGATTCGCTGCGCAAGGCGGCGGTGGAGGCGGTGCAGGCCGGCGTCGGCGGGATCATGCTGTTCGGGGTGCCGGCGTCGCGCGACGAGTGTGGCTCCGGCGGCACCGATCCGGACGGCATCCTCAACGTCGCGATCCGGGACGTGGTCTCCGAGGTCGGCGATGCCACCGTGGTGATGAGCGATCTCTGCCTGGACGAGTTCACCTCGCACGGCCACTGCGGGCTGCTCACCCCGACCGGCGAGGTCGACAACGACGCCACCCTCGCCGCGTACGCCGAGATGGCGGTCGCCCAGGCCACCGCCGGGGTCACCATGGTCGGCCCGTCCGGGATGATGGACGGCCAGGTCGGGGTGGTACGCCGGGCACTGGACGCGGCCGGTCACACCGACGTGGCCGTGCTGGCGTACGCCGTGAAGTACGCCTCGGCGTTCTACGGCCCCTTCCGGGACGCGATGGAGTCGGCGCTGGAGGGGGACCGGCGCACCTACCAGCAGGACCCGGCGAACCTGCGCGAGTCGCTGCGCGAGGTCGCGTTGGACGTCGCCGAGGGCGCCGACATCGTGATGGTCAAGCCGGCGCTGCCGTACCTCGACGTGGTCGCCGCGGTCCGTGCCGCGGTGGACGTCCCGGTCGCCGCCTACCAGGTCTCCGGCGAGTACGCGATGGTCGAGGCGGCTGCCGCGAACGGCTGGATCGACCGGGAGCGGGTGATGCTGGAGACGCTCACCTCGATCCGCCGGGCCGGCGCCCAGATCATCCTCACCTACTGGGCCGTCGAGGCGGCCCAACTGTTCCACGAGCGCTACTGA
- a CDS encoding GNAT family N-acetyltransferase, which produces MVREWDPRTASSAEIASLLDTLNAVLAADLPQDPPWRVSSLREYLAEVMPGERRISWVAQDEPAADGTPGAILGQVHVLLLGNIGVLEVLVHPSVRRGGLGRDLVLRAARRVYQEGFESIGVEVVGDTPAVAFYESLRFSREYVETRSVLDLSGVDWGELAGMSTGLGTGYRVDFHPGGPPDELMETYARAKAEIRDVEDGELRPSSYDPQRLRDSLDCLHRRGMKPYIVLALHEQTGEVAGLTEVVVPAQHPTRADQYDTIVVQDHRGYGIDRAIKARMLLELRSAEPQLTEVQTWNAQANEAMLKVNAELGYRTDRDWCEYSVDVADLVHRLDATR; this is translated from the coding sequence ATGGTGCGCGAGTGGGACCCCAGGACCGCGTCGTCCGCCGAGATCGCGTCGCTGCTGGACACGCTCAACGCGGTCCTGGCGGCCGATCTTCCGCAGGACCCGCCGTGGCGGGTGAGTTCCCTGCGGGAATACCTCGCCGAGGTGATGCCGGGCGAGCGGCGGATCTCCTGGGTGGCCCAGGACGAGCCGGCCGCCGACGGCACCCCCGGTGCCATTCTCGGCCAGGTGCACGTGCTGTTGCTCGGCAACATCGGCGTGCTGGAGGTGCTGGTCCACCCGTCCGTCCGGCGCGGCGGTCTCGGCCGTGATCTGGTGCTGCGCGCCGCCCGCCGCGTCTACCAGGAGGGCTTCGAGTCGATCGGGGTGGAGGTGGTGGGCGACACTCCCGCCGTCGCCTTCTACGAGTCGCTCCGCTTCAGCCGGGAGTACGTCGAGACCCGGAGCGTGCTCGACCTCTCCGGCGTCGACTGGGGCGAGTTGGCCGGAATGTCCACCGGGCTCGGCACGGGCTACCGCGTGGACTTCCATCCCGGCGGCCCGCCGGACGAGCTGATGGAGACGTACGCGCGGGCCAAGGCCGAGATCCGGGACGTCGAGGACGGCGAGCTGCGACCCAGCTCGTACGATCCGCAGCGGCTGCGGGACAGCCTCGACTGCCTGCACCGGCGGGGGATGAAACCGTACATCGTGCTTGCCCTGCACGAGCAGACCGGTGAGGTGGCCGGCCTGACCGAGGTGGTGGTGCCGGCGCAGCACCCGACCCGCGCCGACCAGTACGACACCATCGTGGTGCAGGATCACCGGGGCTACGGGATCGACCGCGCGATCAAGGCGCGGATGCTGCTGGAGCTGCGCTCGGCCGAGCCGCAGCTGACCGAGGTGCAGACCTGGAACGCCCAGGCCAACGAGGCCATGCTCAAGGTCAACGCCGAGCTGGGCTACCGCACCGACCGGGACTGGTGCGAGTACAGCGTCGACGTCGCCGACCTGGTCCACCGGCTCGACGCGACACGCTGA
- a CDS encoding DUF5667 domain-containing protein: MDNALFSRRRAERFAQLLDEANGGRRHHVRSRDDGQLVPLVLLGQKLGTSPPAAEVDPEFRTGLRAMLLATATRDGIGTPAAAQPVERSTSGRASLLPAVTARRARARGAILVGIAVGAVAVSGISAASEDAVPGDALYGMKRGTERAQLALTGSDISRGQLFLDFARTRLAEASSLRGNRAGYSAVLDDMDADTRQGVRLLTGAATQRSDPAALDAVDAFLTRQRRSLDALTGSGTRADRGRTSQSLALLESVADRADALRAAIACGRHATTTSDDLGPVPGRCS; this comes from the coding sequence GTGGATAACGCCCTCTTCTCCCGTCGGCGCGCCGAGCGCTTCGCGCAGCTTCTCGACGAAGCCAACGGCGGCCGACGCCATCACGTCCGATCCCGGGACGACGGCCAGCTCGTGCCGCTCGTCCTGCTCGGCCAGAAGCTCGGGACCAGCCCGCCCGCGGCCGAGGTCGACCCGGAATTCCGGACCGGCCTGCGGGCGATGCTGCTGGCCACCGCCACCCGCGACGGCATCGGCACACCCGCCGCAGCTCAGCCGGTGGAGAGATCGACCTCCGGCCGCGCATCACTGCTGCCGGCCGTCACCGCCCGCCGGGCCCGGGCCCGGGGTGCGATCCTGGTCGGCATCGCGGTCGGCGCCGTCGCCGTCTCCGGCATCTCGGCCGCCAGCGAAGACGCCGTACCCGGTGACGCGCTCTACGGGATGAAGCGCGGCACCGAACGGGCCCAGCTCGCGCTGACCGGATCCGACATCAGCCGGGGCCAACTCTTCCTCGACTTCGCCCGTACCCGCCTTGCCGAGGCGTCCTCGCTGCGGGGCAACCGAGCCGGGTACAGCGCGGTGCTGGACGACATGGACGCGGACACCCGGCAGGGCGTACGCCTGCTCACCGGGGCGGCCACCCAGCGCTCGGATCCCGCGGCCCTGGACGCGGTCGACGCGTTCCTCACCCGGCAGCGGCGGTCCCTCGACGCGCTGACCGGTAGCGGCACCCGGGCCGACCGGGGACGTACCTCGCAGTCGCTGGCCCTGCTGGAGTCGGTCGCCGATCGCGCCGACGCACTGCGCGCCGCCATCGCCTGCGGCCGGCACGCCACCACCACCAGCGACGATCTTGGCCCCGTCCCGGGCCGCTGCTCCTGA
- the hemC gene encoding hydroxymethylbilane synthase, whose amino-acid sequence MRGRLRLGTRGSKLAMAQSRQVADALTARTGRPVELVEVVTAGDRSSAPVHRLGVGVFVSALRDALVAGTIDFAVHSYKDLPTATAPGLHIAAVPPRQDPRDALVARDGRTLAELAPGANVGTGALRRIAQLHALGLQLSVTPIRGNIDTRLGRVLGPEADLDAVVLARAGLARIDRADAITETLDPMLMLPAPAQGALAVECRVDDPDLVELLATLDDAPSRAAVTAERAMLATLEAGCSAPVAAYAIVAEGEPTGSGAEGDVVQEIYLRGAVISPDGTREIRLSRTGTPADAAEIGKALAAELLELGADSILGPHEHDAPGTQQFGSTE is encoded by the coding sequence ATGCGCGGACGGCTGCGTCTCGGCACCCGCGGCAGCAAGTTGGCGATGGCCCAGTCCAGGCAGGTCGCCGACGCGCTGACCGCCCGGACCGGACGTCCCGTCGAACTGGTCGAGGTGGTCACCGCCGGTGATCGGTCCAGCGCTCCGGTGCACCGGCTCGGCGTCGGCGTGTTCGTCTCCGCGCTGCGTGACGCGCTGGTCGCCGGGACGATCGACTTCGCGGTCCACTCGTACAAGGACCTGCCCACCGCGACCGCACCCGGGCTGCACATCGCCGCGGTGCCGCCGCGGCAGGATCCCCGCGACGCGCTCGTCGCCCGGGACGGCAGGACGTTGGCCGAGCTCGCTCCCGGAGCGAATGTCGGCACCGGCGCGCTGCGCCGGATCGCCCAGCTGCACGCGCTGGGCCTGCAACTGTCGGTCACCCCGATCCGGGGCAACATCGACACCCGGCTGGGCCGGGTGCTCGGGCCGGAGGCCGACCTGGACGCCGTCGTGCTGGCCCGGGCGGGTCTGGCCCGCATCGACCGGGCCGACGCGATCACCGAGACGCTCGACCCGATGCTGATGCTGCCGGCTCCCGCACAGGGCGCGCTGGCGGTGGAGTGCCGGGTCGACGACCCGGATCTGGTCGAACTGCTCGCCACGCTCGACGACGCACCGTCGCGCGCCGCGGTCACCGCGGAACGGGCGATGCTGGCCACCCTGGAGGCCGGATGCTCCGCTCCGGTCGCCGCCTACGCCATCGTCGCCGAAGGCGAGCCAACCGGCTCCGGCGCCGAAGGCGATGTCGTCCAGGAGATCTACCTGCGCGGGGCGGTGATCAGCCCGGACGGCACCCGTGAGATCCGGCTGTCCCGCACCGGAACGCCCGCCGACGCGGCGGAGATCGGCAAGGCACTCGCCGCCGAACTCCTCGAACTCGGCGCCGACTCGATCCTCGGCCCGCACGAACACGACGCCCCGGGGACCCAGCAATTTGGGAGCACAGAATGA
- a CDS encoding glutamyl-tRNA reductase — MKLLVVGASYRTAPVATLERLAVSPSGLDRTLDRLIAQPYVSEAVLVSTCNRVEVYAAVSGFHGGLGDICAVLAEQADCPPAALASHLYVHFDAAAVDHVFRVAAGLDSMVIGEAQILGQLRDAYHWASGADTAGRLLHELMQQALRVGKRAHSETGIDRAGQSVVTAALGLAAGHLDDDLTDRPALVVGAGAMGSLGVATLSRLGAGPLTVTNRSTDRAVRLAESYGAGARPMAELADTLSTVDIVVAATASTEPVLTREVVAAATAERGPERGPLVLLDLAVPRDVGPGVAELPGVEVIDIDRMAALLADGPVAADAAAVERIVAGEVESFLTWLRGADVAPTVAALRGRADDVVAAELRRLAQRRPDLTDDQRAEVARTVHRVVQRLLHQPTVRVRQLAAEPGGDQYAALLRELFDLQVPQTSPVDTVPDITPPTGGER, encoded by the coding sequence GTGAAACTCCTCGTCGTCGGCGCGTCGTACCGCACCGCACCGGTCGCCACCCTGGAGCGACTCGCGGTGTCACCCAGCGGGCTCGACCGCACCCTGGACCGCCTGATCGCGCAGCCGTACGTGAGCGAGGCCGTCCTCGTCTCCACCTGCAACCGGGTGGAGGTCTACGCGGCGGTGTCCGGTTTCCACGGTGGTCTCGGTGACATCTGCGCCGTCCTCGCCGAGCAGGCCGACTGCCCGCCGGCCGCCCTGGCCAGCCACCTCTACGTGCACTTCGACGCCGCCGCGGTGGACCACGTCTTCCGGGTGGCCGCCGGCCTGGACTCGATGGTGATCGGCGAGGCCCAGATCCTCGGTCAACTGCGCGACGCCTATCACTGGGCCAGCGGGGCGGACACCGCCGGGCGGTTGCTGCACGAGCTGATGCAGCAGGCGCTGCGGGTGGGTAAGCGGGCGCACTCGGAGACCGGCATCGACCGCGCCGGTCAGAGCGTGGTCACGGCCGCGTTGGGGCTGGCCGCCGGCCACCTCGACGACGACCTCACCGACCGTCCGGCGCTGGTCGTCGGGGCGGGTGCGATGGGCTCGCTGGGCGTGGCGACGCTGTCCCGGCTCGGTGCCGGGCCGCTGACCGTGACCAACCGGAGCACCGACCGGGCGGTCCGGCTGGCCGAGTCGTACGGCGCGGGTGCCCGGCCGATGGCCGAACTGGCCGACACGCTTTCCACGGTGGACATCGTAGTGGCCGCCACCGCCTCGACCGAACCGGTCCTCACCCGCGAGGTGGTCGCCGCGGCGACGGCCGAGCGTGGTCCGGAGCGCGGGCCGCTGGTCCTGCTCGATCTGGCCGTACCCCGCGACGTCGGTCCCGGCGTGGCCGAACTCCCCGGCGTCGAGGTGATCGACATCGACCGGATGGCGGCGCTGCTCGCCGATGGTCCGGTCGCCGCGGACGCCGCCGCCGTCGAGCGGATCGTGGCCGGCGAGGTCGAGTCCTTCCTCACCTGGCTGCGCGGCGCCGACGTGGCTCCGACCGTCGCCGCGCTACGTGGCCGGGCCGACGACGTGGTCGCCGCCGAGCTGCGCCGGCTCGCGCAGCGCCGCCCGGACCTCACCGACGACCAGCGCGCCGAGGTGGCCCGCACCGTGCACCGGGTGGTTCAACGGCTGCTGCACCAGCCGACCGTGCGGGTCCGCCAACTCGCTGCGGAGCCCGGCGGTGACCAGTACGCGGCCTTGCTGCGCGAGCTGTTCGACCTTCAGGTTCCGCAGACCTCGCCGGTGGACACCGTCCCCGACATCACCCCACCGACCGGAGGCGAGCGATGA